A genomic region of Antennarius striatus isolate MH-2024 chromosome 4, ASM4005453v1, whole genome shotgun sequence contains the following coding sequences:
- the smad3b gene encoding mothers against decapentaplegic homolog 3b — protein MSILPFTPPIVKRLLGWKKGEQNGQEEKWCEKAVKSLVKKLKKTGQLDELEKAITTQNINTKCITIPRSLDGRLQVSHRKGLPHVIYCRLWRWPDLQSHHELRAVDHCEFAFHTKKDEVCVNPYHYQRVETPILPPVLVPRHTDIPAEFPPLDDYSPSIPENTNFPAGIEPQSNYIPETPPPGYLSEDGETSDHQLNVSMDTGSPSLSPNPVSPANSNLDLQPVTYCESAFWCSISYYELNQRVGETFHASQPSLTVDGFTDPSNSERFCLGLLSNVNRNSAVELTRRHIGRGVRLYYIGGEVFAECLSDSAIFVQSPNCNQRYGWHPATVCKIPPGCNLKIFNNQEFAALLAQSVNQGFEAVYQLTRMCTIRMSFVKGWGAEYRRQTVTSTPCWIELHLNGPLQWLDKVLTQMGSPSIHCSSVS, from the exons ATGTCTATTTTACCGTTCACTCCTCCTATCGTGAAGAGGCTTCTTGGCTGGAAGAAGGGAGAGCAGAACGGACAAGAGGAGAAATGGTGTGAAAAGGCTGTCAAAAGTCTGGTGAAGAAGTTGAAAAAGACGGGGCAGTTGGACGAGTTGGAGAAAGCCATCACCACCCAGAATATCAACACCAAATGCATCACCATACCCAG GTCATTAGATGGTCGTCTCCAGGTCTCCCACAGAAAAGGCCTTCCTCATGTCATCTACTGTCGCTTGTGGCGCTGGCCAGACTTGCAGTCCCATCATGAGCTGAGGGCTGTTGATCACTGTGAATTTGCTTTCCACACAAAGAAAGATGAAGTCTGTGTCAACCCCTATCACTACCAGAGGGTGGAGACACCAA TTTTGCCTCCTGTCCTCGTGCCACGACATACAGATATCCCAGCAGAGTTTCCTCCTTTGGATGACTATAGCCCATCCATTCCGGAGAACACCAACTTCCCCGCTGGCATTGAACCTCAGAGTAACTATATTCCTG AAACTCCCCCACCAGGGTATCTGAGCGAGGATGGTGAGACGAGTGATCATCAGCTCAACGTCAGTATGGACACAG GTTCGCCCAGCCTGTCACCAAATCCTGTGTCTCCTGCAAACAGTAATCTGG ACTTGCAGCCTGTGACATACTGCGAGTCTGCCTTCTGGTGCTCCATCTCCTACTATGAGCTGAACCAACGTGTAGGAGAGACCTTCCATGCCTCCCAGCCCTCCCTCACAGTGGATGGATTCACAGACCCCTCAAACTCCGAACGCTTCTGTCTGGGATTGCTGTCCAACGTGAACCGCAACTCGGCAGTAGAGCTCACACGCAGACACATAG GACGGGGCGTGAGGTTATACTACATTGGGGGAGAGGTATTTGCAGAGTGTCTCAGTGACAGTGCCATCTTTGTCCAGAGTCCCAACTGCAACCAGCGCTATGGTTGGCATCCTGCCACAGTCTGCAAAATACCGCCAG gCTGCAACCTGAAGATCTTCAACAACCAGGAGTTTGCTGCTCTGCTCGCCCAGTCAGTCAACCAGGGCTTTGAGGCTGTGTACCAGCTCACCAGGATGTGCACCATTCGTATGAGTTTTGTCAAGGGTTGGGGAGCTGAGTacag ACGTCAGACAGTGACCAGCACCCCCTGCTGGATAGAACTGCATCTAAACGGGCCCTTGCAGTGGCTGGACAAGGTCCTCACACAGATGGGCTCCCCCAGCATACACTGCTCCAGTGTGTCATAA